The following are encoded together in the Dermacoccus nishinomiyaensis genome:
- a CDS encoding glycosyltransferase family 2 protein: MRASIVVPSRAGAERLPVLLSALQRQTESDFEVIVVLDGDIDGSEALVRDHPLRGLRTIVFPENRGRVAALNAGFADATGEVLIRCDDDLEPGPEFVSEHIKAHEELECGVVGIYRNVMADTPYARAYGRDADRRFREAAYRATPDQRWLYWAGNCSVTRTMWDKVGPYDVRFRAYGWEDVDYGLRLHEAGYPIVLRQSLETTHHAAASTTEARVRRAYRSGQAKRLFDKIHDGIAPAGLAPTNDSVWNVTKNVLQRALEYDRARRASGIIDRALPFIPRMAATKLVALLVEAAAIAGYADQKDAANDF; encoded by the coding sequence ATGAGGGCCTCCATCGTCGTCCCCAGCCGAGCCGGCGCAGAACGACTGCCCGTCCTGCTCTCTGCACTGCAGCGCCAGACGGAGTCGGATTTCGAGGTGATCGTCGTCCTCGACGGTGACATCGACGGCTCCGAGGCCCTCGTCCGCGATCACCCGCTACGCGGTCTGCGAACCATCGTGTTCCCCGAGAACCGAGGACGTGTCGCTGCCCTCAACGCCGGCTTCGCAGATGCGACGGGTGAGGTGCTCATCCGCTGTGATGACGACCTCGAGCCCGGCCCTGAGTTCGTCAGCGAACACATCAAGGCCCACGAGGAACTCGAATGTGGAGTGGTGGGCATCTACCGCAATGTGATGGCCGACACTCCCTACGCACGCGCCTACGGGAGGGACGCAGACCGCCGCTTTCGCGAGGCGGCCTATAGGGCCACGCCGGACCAGCGATGGTTGTACTGGGCAGGCAATTGCTCCGTCACGCGAACGATGTGGGACAAGGTCGGTCCCTACGACGTGCGCTTTCGGGCGTACGGCTGGGAGGACGTCGACTACGGTCTGCGCCTCCACGAAGCGGGGTACCCCATCGTCCTCCGACAGTCGCTCGAGACGACGCATCACGCAGCCGCCAGCACGACCGAGGCCCGCGTTCGTCGTGCCTACCGTTCAGGCCAGGCGAAGCGACTCTTCGACAAGATCCACGACGGCATCGCTCCGGCGGGGCTCGCGCCTACGAACGACTCGGTATGGAACGTGACGAAGAATGTGCTGCAACGCGCGCTCGAATACGACCGCGCCCGCCGCGCATCCGGCATCATCGATCGGGCCCTCCCGTTCATTCCACGTATGGCTGCCACGAAGCTGGTCGCCCTCCTCGTCGAGGCCGCAGCAATCGCCGGGTACGCCGATCAGAAGGACGCTGCCAATGACTTCTGA
- a CDS encoding ABC transporter ATP-binding protein: MIGLTILIVASVLSGNAESTMPILSLFAAATVKVLPLMVSLTATIGNIRFGREGLHITVAALRGMPRTAGESASRGRRAGTLVPHQSPLPVTSDLEIRHVSFSYEDGAGNVLNDINLQIPHGTSMALCGPSGSGKTTLVDIILGLMSPSEGRVTYGGVRTDANDRRWFDAVAYVPQDVYLLDDTLANNVAFGIPEADQDPARIERCLERAELGDVVDSLKDGIRTEIGERGTRLSGGQRQRLGIARALYRGPQVIVFDEATSALDNATEHKITSTINGLRGEITTIIVAHRLSTVRDVDALAYLRDGHVEAYGTFSEVEAQSPSFANLVRLGRLDAVEPPPGPWTWSRHRRAPSTTRNVPGFGAVRGRRDTASLAHS; the protein is encoded by the coding sequence ATGATCGGGCTGACGATTCTCATCGTCGCGTCGGTCCTATCGGGCAACGCTGAATCCACCATGCCCATTCTCAGCCTGTTCGCCGCGGCCACAGTCAAGGTTCTGCCGCTGATGGTCTCGCTGACGGCCACCATCGGCAACATTCGATTTGGCCGCGAAGGCCTGCACATCACCGTCGCAGCTCTTCGCGGCATGCCTCGAACGGCGGGCGAGAGCGCATCACGAGGTCGCCGTGCGGGCACGCTCGTGCCTCACCAGAGTCCGTTACCCGTCACTTCCGACCTGGAGATACGCCACGTCTCCTTCAGCTACGAAGACGGCGCAGGCAATGTTTTGAACGACATCAACCTGCAGATTCCACATGGAACGTCCATGGCGCTGTGCGGGCCCAGCGGCTCCGGGAAGACGACATTGGTCGACATCATTCTCGGTCTGATGTCCCCCTCCGAGGGGCGTGTCACGTACGGCGGGGTCCGAACGGACGCGAACGATCGGCGCTGGTTCGATGCCGTCGCGTACGTTCCCCAGGATGTCTATCTGCTCGATGACACCCTGGCGAACAATGTGGCGTTCGGTATTCCTGAAGCGGATCAGGATCCGGCGAGGATCGAGCGATGCCTCGAGCGTGCCGAACTGGGTGACGTCGTGGACTCGTTAAAAGATGGCATCCGCACCGAGATCGGCGAGCGCGGCACACGCTTGTCGGGGGGGCAGCGGCAGCGGCTCGGGATCGCGCGAGCACTGTATCGCGGGCCCCAGGTGATCGTTTTCGACGAAGCAACATCAGCGCTTGACAATGCGACGGAGCACAAGATCACCTCGACGATCAACGGCCTGAGGGGTGAGATCACGACCATCATCGTTGCCCACCGCCTCTCGACCGTCCGTGATGTCGATGCCCTGGCCTATCTGCGTGATGGTCACGTGGAGGCGTACGGAACGTTCTCCGAGGTGGAGGCCCAGTCGCCGTCCTTCGCCAACTTGGTGCGCCTGGGGAGGCTGGACGCCGTGGAGCCGCCGCCGGGGCCCTGGACATGGAGCCGTCATCGACGGGCACCTTCGACCACTCGAAACGTCCCCGGTTTCGGTGCCGTTCGCGGTCGGCGAGACACGGCAAGCCTCGCGCACTCCTGA
- a CDS encoding glycosyltransferase family 4 protein — MLRSSWRGLDGLPASSAWRVRGARRGTSVVRACSASFRWIRASTRPGAIQDERRVSSAIHRLGDSVTCPGWMDRNDFFSAIDLAVFPSTWAEPFGLVAAEAMGARCPFVVSDSGALPEVVGADYPFVARAGDAEDLARTLTAGLDAPWSEMLTASYERWEALFSPEAGRGRLATLLQSLPTSTRGVVTA; from the coding sequence ATGCTCCGGTCCTCGTGGCGGGGTCTTGACGGGCTTCCAGCGTCATCCGCGTGGCGCGTTCGCGGAGCTCGTCGGGGTACTTCCGTGGTGCGGGCATGCTCTGCATCCTTCCGTTGGATCAGAGCCTCCACCAGACCCGGAGCGATTCAGGACGAACGTCGGGTCAGTTCAGCCATTCACCGACTCGGCGACAGTGTGACCTGCCCCGGGTGGATGGACCGAAATGACTTCTTCTCTGCGATCGATCTCGCCGTCTTCCCGTCGACGTGGGCCGAGCCGTTCGGCTTGGTCGCGGCGGAGGCCATGGGCGCTCGTTGCCCGTTCGTCGTCAGCGACTCCGGAGCCCTACCTGAAGTGGTTGGCGCGGACTACCCGTTCGTAGCTCGTGCAGGCGATGCAGAAGACCTTGCCCGGACGCTGACTGCTGGGCTCGACGCCCCCTGGTCCGAGATGCTGACTGCCAGCTACGAGCGTTGGGAGGCGCTGTTCTCCCCCGAAGCAGGCAGAGGGCGCCTCGCGACCCTACTCCAGTCCCTACCCACGTCTACTCGAGGAGTTGTTACTGCATGA
- a CDS encoding ABC transporter transmembrane domain-containing protein, which yields MWSDLRYLIGTFDPRSRNQLFANVFAQFFLALMDLLGVAAIYPLMQVAMGKNIDEGTLGTLHRLLGSQDKNHFAVTLAALMALSFLIKAVLTAVLQWWGAGVVTRLQTGTSRKLLQSYMSEGYLEHRRRNTGEVIRTVGAATQAAHQNVLSGFIGVLSTLMSVVAIGTLLIVVTPVTALCAALYFAVAVFIIQRVLGPANRRAGEAAQHSAWLSSKTLMEAMHGFREANLHGAKSFFVDRYDHYNVANSQAARKANFLAQLRRTFSSS from the coding sequence GTGTGGTCTGACCTGCGTTATCTCATCGGTACGTTCGATCCGCGAAGCCGCAATCAACTCTTCGCCAATGTCTTCGCGCAATTCTTCCTCGCCCTCATGGATCTTCTGGGCGTGGCCGCCATCTATCCCCTCATGCAGGTCGCGATGGGCAAGAACATCGACGAGGGGACTTTGGGAACGCTTCATCGGCTCCTGGGCAGCCAGGACAAGAACCACTTCGCCGTCACACTGGCAGCTCTCATGGCTCTGTCCTTTCTCATCAAGGCCGTTCTCACAGCCGTCCTGCAGTGGTGGGGAGCGGGCGTCGTCACACGCCTGCAGACGGGCACCTCGCGGAAACTGCTCCAGAGCTACATGTCCGAGGGTTACCTGGAGCATCGTCGCCGTAATACCGGCGAGGTCATCCGCACCGTTGGGGCTGCCACTCAAGCAGCGCACCAGAATGTTCTCAGCGGGTTCATCGGAGTTCTGAGTACCCTGATGTCGGTCGTGGCCATCGGGACGCTGCTCATCGTCGTCACCCCCGTCACGGCGCTGTGTGCGGCGCTCTACTTCGCTGTGGCGGTCTTCATCATCCAGCGTGTACTCGGCCCGGCGAACCGTCGCGCTGGCGAGGCCGCGCAGCACTCTGCGTGGCTCAGCAGCAAGACGTTGATGGAGGCCATGCACGGTTTCCGCGAGGCAAATCTTCATGGCGCGAAGAGTTTCTTCGTCGACCGTTACGACCATTACAACGTCGCCAACTCTCAAGCGGCCCGCAAGGCGAACTTCCTGGCCCAGCTCCGAAGAACCTTCTCGAGTTCGTGA